Proteins encoded in a region of the Vicia villosa cultivar HV-30 ecotype Madison, WI linkage group LG5, Vvil1.0, whole genome shotgun sequence genome:
- the LOC131606978 gene encoding uncharacterized protein LOC131606978 translates to MIILYILYSSNLLLLTSEKRSCSTAVRLNAATDEQLAMMGTGNISRSTSITGNEVSHGKKIVKKRKEEEEQEEEELSVDELSQRQDTETKHIVFGIAASTNLWEIRKDYIKVWWKPNETRGVVWLDQKVDIQPDDELPEIRISADTTNFKYTNRQGQRSALRISRVVTETLKLGLEDVRWFMMGDDDTVFIVDNVVRVLSKYDHNQFYYVGSSSESHVQNIHFSYGMAYGGGGFAISYPLAKELARMQDSCIQHYPALYGSDDRMQACMAELGVPLTKEAGFHQYDVYGDLLGLLGAHPVAPLVSLHHLDVVQPIFPKMDRDQSLRHLMKSAKQDSGSIMQQSICYEHKRYWSVSVSWGYVVQILRGVLSPRELEMPTRTFLNWYRRADYTAYAFNTRPVTKHPCQKAFLFYMNRTRYDPVKKQIIGTYYRYKSKPPTCRWKMDSPEEIDSVIVSKRPDPLRWQRSPRRDCCRVSRYSRKGSTMYIWVGNCRKGEVSELIPQSGS, encoded by the exons ATGATAATATTGTACATCCTTTACTCTTCCAATCTTCTTTTATTAACCAGTGaaaaaagaagttgttccactgCTGTTCGATTGAATGCAGCCACTGATGAACAACTTGCGATGATGGGTACTGGTAATATATCCAGAAGTACATCAATCACTGGAAATGAAGTTTCCCACGGGaaaaaaattgtcaaaaaaagaaaggaggaagaagaacaagaggaGGAAGAGTTGTCTGTTGATGAGTTATCTCAAAGACAAGACACGGAGACTAAACACATTGTTTTCGGGATAGCAGCTTCAACAAATTTGTGGGAGATAAGAAAAGATTACATCAAGGTTTGGTGGAAGCCTAATGAAACAAGAGGGGTAGTGTGGCTGGATCAAAAAGTGGACATACAACCTGATGATGAATTACCAGAGATTCGAATTTCAGCAGACACAACAAATTTTAAGTATACAAATCGTCAGGGGCAGAGATCTGCTTTAAGGATATCAAGGGTGGTGACAGAGACATTGAAACTTGGGTTGGAGGATGTGAGATGGTTCATGATGGGAGATGATGACACTGTTTTTATAGTTGATAATGTGGTTAGAGTTCTTTCTAAGTATGATCATAACCAATTTTATTATGTTGGAAGCTCCTCGGAGAGTCATGTTCAGAACATACATTTCTCTTATGGTATGGCTTATGGTGGTGGAGGATTTGCTATAAGTTACCCTTTGGCTAAGGAGCTTGCAAGGATGCAGGATAGTTGTATTCAACATTACCCTGCTTTGTATGGTAGTGATGATAGAATGCAAGCTTGCATGGCTGAGCTAGGCGTTCCATTAACCAAGGAAGCAGGGTTTCACCAG TATGATGTGTATGGAGACCTATTAGGCCTTCTAGGAGCACATCCGGTGGCACCACTAGTGTCATTGCACCACCTCGATGTAGTGCAACCGATATTTCCAAAGATGGACAGAGATCAATCTCTGCGGCACTTAATGAAATCTGCAAAGCAAGATTCAGGTAGcataatgcaacaatcaatttgCTATGAGCATAAAAGATATTGGTCCGTCTCTGTTTCATGGGGTTATGTGGTTCAGATTTTAAGGGGAGTGCTGTCCCCTAGAGAGTTAGAGATGCCAACAAGAACCTTTCTTAATTGGTATCGAAGAGCTGATTACACTGCATATGCATTCAACACTAGGCCTGTAACTAAGCACCCTTGTCAGAAAGCATTCCTTTTCTATATGAACAGAACTCGATACGATCCAGTTAAGAAGCAAATTATTGGTACTTACTATCGTTACAAATCTAAACCTCCTACTTGCCGGTGGAAAATGGACTCACCAGAGGAAATTGATTCCGTTATAGTTTCAAAAAGACCAGATCCACTTCGTTGGCAAAGG TCACCAAGGAGGGATTGTTGTAGAGTTTCGCGTTACTCGCGTAAGGGATCAACTATGTACATATGGGTTGGCAACTGTCGAAAGGGAGAGGTTAGTGAGTTGATCCCTCAAAGTGGAAGTTGA
- the LOC131605114 gene encoding uncharacterized protein LOC131605114, with protein MRIKELQSSLEAQELRLTERTSEREVEQALKASFVKKDQKLKKHGRSQKSEVFYSDEEKHQKGKEKYDKRMVQCYCCNRFGHFAKDCWSNKEEAKIARGDSDDEPVLLMAYESDEEPVNSEEESESKVSEDESELEDDSEAEDKSESEGDSESEGESEDESESEEDFASDDESELESSGGQASKDDHVSGVNHDVEDGTSEGGASEGSPTSDGGHDSERKDYEVGTSEGRASEGDPTSKGGVFEQDPEVNKGGTSGGNQTSEENPEGDMVPESEGDSELLGIEEALEKKGWLNAIKEELEALEGNKTW; from the exons ATGAGAATAAAAGAGCTGCAAAGTAGTCTAGAGgcgcaagagttgcgtctgactgaaagaacttctgaGAGGGAAGTTGAGcaggctctgaaggcttcttttgtcaagaaggaccagaagctgaAAAAACATGGTAGATCACAGAAGTCAGAAGTCTTCTATTCTGATGAGGAGAaacatcagaagggaaaggagaagTATGACAAGAGAATGGTTCAGTGTTACTGTTGTAATAGGTTTGGCCACTTTGCTAAAGATTGTTGGTCAAACAAAGAAGAAGCAAAAATAGCCAgaggagattctgatgatgaacctgtgctattaatGGCGTATGAATCTGATGAGGAACCTGTGA attctgaagaagagTCAGAATCTAAggtttctgaagatgagtcagagttAGAAGATGACTCTGAAGCTGAAGACAAGTCAGAATCCGAAGGTGATTCTGAGTCTGAaggagaatcagaagatgagtcagaatctgaagaagatttTGCTTCTGATGATGAGTCAGAACTTGAAA gttctggaggacaagcttctaaaGATGATCATGTTTCTGGTGTTAATCATGACGTTGAAGATGGTACTTCTGAAGGTGGAGCTTCTGAAGGTAGTCCAACTTCTGACGGTGGTCATGATTCTGAAAGAAAAGATtatgaagttggaacttctgaaggcAGAGCTTCTGAAGGCGATCCAACTTCTAAAGGTGGTGTTTTTGAACAAGACCCAGAAGTTAACAAAGGTGGAACTTCTGGTggtaatcaaacttctgaagaaaATCCAGAAGGAGATATGGTTCCAGAATCAGAAGGAGATTCTGAACTATTGGGTATTGAAGAAGCACTCGAGAAGAAAGGCTGGCTGAATGCCataaaagaagaacttgaggctttaGAAGGAAATAAGACTTGGTAG